A single Mastomys coucha isolate ucsf_1 chromosome X, UCSF_Mcou_1, whole genome shotgun sequence DNA region contains:
- the Fthl18 gene encoding ferritin, heavy polypeptide-like 18 translates to MAEAPSQVRQNYDWHCEDAVNTHVQLRLYASYVYMSMAVYFDRDDVALENFKRFFLSKSHSCQTSAEMFMDLQNKRGGCISLRDIARPDRESWLGGFQAMECAFHMEMMINQSLLNMHEVAKEKGDAHLCHFLEQNFLDQQVEILKEMSGYLTNLRQMGAVEHNLAEYLFDKLSLS, encoded by the coding sequence ATGGCCGAAGCACCCTCCCAAGTGCGACAGAACTATGACTGGCACTGCGAGGATGCTGTCAACACCCATGTCCAGCTGCGCCTCTATGCCTCCTATGTGTACATGTCGATGGCCGTCTACTTTGACCGTGATGACGTGGCCCTGGAGAACTTCAAGCGTTTCTTCTTGAGCAAGTCACACAGCTGCCAGACCAGTGCCGAGATGttcatggatctgcagaataAGCGTGGAGGCTGCATCTCCCTTCGTGACATCGCGAGACCTGATCGCGAAAGCTGGCTTGGGGGCTTTCAGGCCATGGAATGCGCCTTCCACATGGAGATGATGATCAACCAGAGCCTGCTGAACATGCACGAAGTGGCCAAGGAAAAAGGCGACGCCCACCTCTGCCATTTCCTGGAGCAAAACTTCCTGGATCAGCAGGTCGAAATTCTGAAGGAGATGAGCGGGTACCTGACCAACCTGCGCCAGATGGGGGCCGTAGAGCATAACCTGGCTGAGTACCTCTTTGACAAGCTCAGCCTGTCGTAA